Part of the Kineococcus aurantiacus genome, ACCTGCGGCTGCCGGGGGAGCCCGAGCGCCTGGTGGCCGAGGCCGTCGCGCACCTGGGCCGCCTCGACGGCCTCGTGCACGCCGCCGGGGTGGTGGCCTTCGGGCCGGCCGCCGACGCCGACGACGACCTGCTGGACGAGCTGTTCCTGGCCGACGCGATCGGGCCGATCCGGCTGCTGCGCGCGGCGCTGCCGCACCTGCGCGCGGGCCGCGACCCGTTCGCGGTGGTCGTGACGGGTGTCGTCGCCGAGCGCCCCCAGGCCGGGATGGCGGCCTACTCCGCGGCCAAGGCTGCGCTGTCCGCCTTCGTCACCGCCGTGGCGCGCGAGGAGCGGTCCCGGGTCCGGGTGCTCGACGTGCGGCCCCCGCACACCGAGACGGGGCTGGCGACCCGCCCGGTGGCCGGGACCGCGCCGCGGCTGCCGCCGGGGCTCGCGCCGGCGGAGGTGGCCGAGCGGGTCCTGCGGGCCGTGACCGGCGGGGAGCGGGAGCTGAGCGCGGAGGCCTTCGCGCGACGCACGTAGACTCGTCGGCCGTGGCCATCGACTTCCCCGCCGAGATCTCCGCCCTGCGCACGACGTACGCCTCCATCCGGGAGGTGTCCGACCTCGACGGGCTGCGCAC contains:
- a CDS encoding SDR family NAD(P)-dependent oxidoreductase, with amino-acid sequence MELRDAAVLVTGAGGGLGRPLVEGLLAAGARVVTSSRTAPPVGDAPAVAADLRLPGEPERLVAEAVAHLGRLDGLVHAAGVVAFGPAADADDDLLDELFLADAIGPIRLLRAALPHLRAGRDPFAVVVTGVVAERPQAGMAAYSAAKAALSAFVTAVAREERSRVRVLDVRPPHTETGLATRPVAGTAPRLPPGLAPAEVAERVLRAVTGGERELSAEAFARRT